The proteins below are encoded in one region of Bacillus vallismortis:
- a CDS encoding PTS mannitol transporter subunit IICB — MQQEQQQGGMKVKVQRFGSYLSGMIMPNIGAFIAWGIITALFIPAGWFPNAQLNTLVSPMITYLLPLLIAYTGGKMIYDHRGGVVGATAAIGVIVGSDIPMFLGAMIMGPLGGYLIKQTDQLLKDKVKQGFEMLINNFTAGIVGAALTILAFYAIGPVVLTLNKLLAAGVEVIVHANLLPVASVFVEPAKVLFLNNAINHGILSPIGIEQAAQTGKSILFLVEANPGPGLGILLAYMFFGKGSSKSTAPGAAIIHFFGGIHEIYFPYILMKPALILAAIAGGASGLLTFTIFHAGLVAAASPGSIIALLAMTPRGGYFGVLAGVLVAAAVSFIVSAVILKSSKASEEDLAAATEKMQSMKGKKSQAASVLEAEQTKAEEASELSSESVNKIIFACDAGMGSSAMGASILRNKVKKAELDISVANTAINTLPSDADIVITHKDLTDRAKAKLPNATHISVDNFLNSPKYDELLEKLKK, encoded by the coding sequence ATGCAGCAAGAACAACAGCAAGGCGGCATGAAAGTGAAAGTGCAGCGTTTCGGCAGTTATTTGAGCGGAATGATCATGCCGAATATCGGCGCGTTTATCGCGTGGGGCATCATTACCGCGCTGTTTATTCCGGCGGGGTGGTTTCCGAATGCACAGCTGAATACACTTGTCAGCCCGATGATCACATATTTACTGCCGCTTTTGATAGCGTATACAGGCGGAAAAATGATTTACGACCACCGCGGCGGAGTCGTCGGGGCGACAGCGGCAATCGGGGTGATTGTCGGGTCAGATATTCCGATGTTTTTAGGTGCAATGATCATGGGGCCCCTTGGCGGATACCTCATTAAACAGACTGATCAATTATTAAAGGATAAAGTCAAACAAGGCTTTGAAATGCTCATCAACAACTTTACGGCAGGGATTGTCGGCGCGGCTTTAACGATTCTCGCGTTTTACGCTATCGGCCCGGTTGTCCTGACGTTAAACAAATTGCTGGCAGCCGGTGTAGAAGTCATTGTACACGCGAATTTACTGCCTGTAGCCAGCGTTTTTGTAGAACCGGCGAAAGTGTTATTCCTCAACAACGCCATTAACCATGGAATCTTAAGTCCAATCGGAATCGAGCAGGCGGCCCAAACGGGAAAATCGATCTTGTTCTTAGTAGAAGCAAACCCTGGGCCGGGGCTCGGCATTTTGCTGGCGTACATGTTCTTTGGCAAAGGCTCTTCAAAATCGACGGCTCCCGGCGCGGCGATCATTCATTTCTTTGGCGGGATTCACGAGATTTACTTCCCGTACATTTTGATGAAACCGGCCCTGATTCTGGCGGCGATTGCCGGCGGCGCAAGCGGACTCTTAACATTCACGATCTTTCATGCCGGACTTGTCGCAGCAGCGTCACCGGGAAGCATCATTGCATTGCTGGCGATGACGCCAAGAGGCGGCTACTTCGGCGTATTGGCGGGTGTATTGGTCGCTGCCGCTGTTTCGTTTATCGTATCAGCAGTGATCCTGAAATCTTCAAAAGCAAGCGAAGAAGACCTCGCTGCCGCAACAGAAAAAATGCAGTCCATGAAGGGGAAAAAAAGCCAAGCGGCCTCTGTTTTAGAAGCGGAGCAAACGAAAGCTGAGGAAGCGTCTGAGCTGTCTTCTGAAAGCGTAAACAAAATCATCTTCGCATGTGATGCGGGAATGGGATCAAGCGCGATGGGAGCATCGATTTTAAGAAACAAAGTGAAAAAAGCGGAGCTGGATATTAGTGTGGCCAACACGGCCATTAACACTCTGCCAAGCGATGCGGACATTGTCATCACACACAAAGATTTAACAGATCGCGCGAAAGCGAAGCTGCCGAACGCGACACACATATCAGTGGATAACTTCTTAAACAGCCCGAAATATGACGAGCTGCTTGAAAAACTTAAAAAGTAA